The following coding sequences lie in one Bacteroides helcogenes P 36-108 genomic window:
- a CDS encoding NUDIX hydrolase, with protein MEKTKEVWKVLSSQYLIREPWCTVRKDHVVLPNGNHIPSYYILEYPDWVNTIAITRDGLFVFVRQYRHGLQETSYELCAGVCEQEDVSPLVSAQRELLEETGYGNGRWQEYMQISANPGTHTNITYCFLATDVEKIAEQHLEDTENLTVHLLSLQEVKALLQRGEIRQALMAAPLWKFMAENGL; from the coding sequence ATGGAGAAAACAAAAGAAGTCTGGAAGGTGCTTTCAAGCCAATACTTGATAAGAGAACCTTGGTGTACCGTGCGCAAAGACCACGTGGTATTGCCCAACGGCAATCATATTCCCTCCTATTATATATTGGAATATCCCGATTGGGTAAATACCATCGCCATCACTCGCGACGGACTATTTGTCTTTGTCCGTCAATACCGCCACGGGTTGCAGGAAACATCCTACGAACTTTGCGCCGGTGTCTGCGAGCAAGAAGATGTCTCACCACTGGTTTCCGCCCAACGGGAATTGCTGGAAGAAACCGGCTATGGTAATGGGAGGTGGCAGGAGTACATGCAGATTTCCGCCAATCCCGGAACTCATACCAATATTACTTATTGCTTCCTTGCAACAGATGTAGAAAAAATAGCAGAACAGCACCTGGAAGATACCGAAAACCTGACTGTACATCTGCTGTCCTTGCAGGAAGTAAAAGCATTGCTGCAAAGAGGAGAAATACGACAAGCACTAATGGCTGCTCCACTTTGGAAATTTATGGCTGAAAACGGACTGTAA